From one Lolium rigidum isolate FL_2022 chromosome 4, APGP_CSIRO_Lrig_0.1, whole genome shotgun sequence genomic stretch:
- the LOC124705848 gene encoding UDP-glycosyltransferase 83A1-like: MAAPPSSQPHVMVMPFPAQGHVMPLMELSHRLLDHGLEVDFVNTDYNHGRVLKAMAANTGAVSDGIHMVSFPDGMGPDGDRTDIPMLASGLPAAMLGPLEEMIRSKKIKWVIADVSMCWVLELADTTGVRVALFSTFSAAVLALRLHVPKFIQDGILDECGTVTRNETIHLSPKMPPVEATEIPWARLGSSPDRTRVFIKNVLKTNPVIRLADTVICNTFEEIESEALDLLPNALPVGPLEAPPASSASGAGHFWPEDATCLAWLSAQTRGSVIYVAFGSFTVFDAARFEELADGLELTGRPFLWAVRPNFTDGVVGEGWLDAFKRRVQGKGLVVGWAPQERVLSHPSIACFLSHCGWNSTMEGLRHGVPFLCWPYFADQFCNQSYVCNVWGTGVKLLADERGVVTKEEIKNKVAQLLSDDKIKARVAMWKDAACASIADGGSSHVNLLKLVNLLTAQ, translated from the exons ATGGCAGCTCCTCCGAGTTCCCAGCCTCACGTAATGGTGATGCCCTTCCCGGCACAAGGCCACGTCATGCCTCTCATGGAGCTCTCCCACCGGCTCCTCGACCACGGGCTCGAGGTTGACTTCGTGAATACGGACTACAACCACGGCCGTGTCCTCAAGGCCATGGCCGCCAACACGGGAGCTGTCTCCGACGGCATCCACATGGTCTCGTTCCCGGACGGCATGGGCCCCGACGGCGACCGCACCGACATCCCCATGCTGGCCAGCGGCTTGCCGGCCGCCATGCTCGGCCCCCTCGAGGAGATGATCAGATCCAAGAAGATCAAGTGGGTGATCGCCGACGTGTCCATGTGCTGGGTGTTGGAGCTGGCCGACACAACGGGTGTCCGAGTCGCCTTGTTCTCGACCTTCTCGGCCGCCGTCTTGGCGCTCCGGCTGCATGTTCCTAAGTTCATCCAGGACGGCATCCTCGACGAATGTG GCACTGTGACGAGGAACGAGACGATCCATCTGAGCCCCAAGATGCCACCCGTTGAGGCGACCGAGATCCCCTGGGCCAGACTGGGCAGCTCGCCGGATAGAACGAGGGTTTTCATCAAGAACGTGCTCAAGACCAACCCGGTCATACGGCTTGCCGACACCGTCATCTGCAACACATTCGAGGAGATCGAGTCGGAGGCGCTCGATCTGCTCCCTAACGCGCTGCCCGTCGGCCCCCTCGAAGCGCCGCCGGCATCGAGTGCGTCGGGGGCCGGGCACTTCTGGCCCGAGGACGCGACCTGCCTCGCCTGGCTCAGCGCGCAGACCCGCGGCTCCGTCATCTACGTCGCATTCGGCAGCTTCACCGTGTTTGACGCGGCGCGTTTCGAGGAGCTCGCCGACGGGCTGGAGCTCACTGGCAGGCCCTTCCTGTGGGCTGTGCGTCCGAACTTCACCGACGGGGTGGTCGGGGAGGGCTGGCTCGACGCGTTCAAGCGCCGCGTCCAGGGGAAGGGACTGGTCGTCGGCTGGGCGCCCCAGGAGCGCGTGCTCTCGCACCCGTCGATCGCCTGCTTCCTCTCGCACTGCGGCTGGAACTCCACCATGGAAGGGCTGCGGCACGGTGTGCCGTTCCTGTGCTGGCCCTACTTCGCCGACCAGTTCTGCAACCAGAGCTACGTCTGCAACGTGTGGGGCACCGGCGTCAAGCTCCTCGCCGACGAGCGAGGGGTCGTCACCAAGGAGGAGATAAAAAACAAAGTAGCGCAGCTGCTGTCCGACGACAAGATCAAGGCCAGGGTTGCCATGTGGAAGGACGCTGCGTGCGCGAGCATCGCGGACGGAGGGTCGTCGCATGTGAACCTGCTCAAACTTGTCAACTTGTTAACAGCACAATAA